The Oreochromis niloticus isolate F11D_XX linkage group LG15, O_niloticus_UMD_NMBU, whole genome shotgun sequence genome includes a region encoding these proteins:
- the LOC109194826 gene encoding golgin subfamily A member 6-like protein 22, whose amino-acid sequence MNRGRSRRGLVSASPCSTVQSELMNLREEFQIIQAENVKLREEAEKSRGEAKNSKFETEVVLQELLHVGLKLKVEKMGKQQAENENENIKKELLEAQKALEEEKTTAQEAKNKYQTAKKEAENVMQELQEVQKDFEEEKRKMQLATQEAENVMAEAERVRKEFLHVKQQLEEEKKRKHEAENEIENMKKELLEAQKVLEEEKMKIQEAKKEMENTKSYTQNMKKKLLETQEAIEKETRGKWEAKQESETLKKELMKVQEELAEEKIEVKVFEKEMTGSARTKKDCKDALKEIQKHKKEAKELLKQKVKLAKQQLKDKFKDAEEQLNKTLKELKAKEKEKKAEDTRGFWSRLLRKN is encoded by the coding sequence ATGAATCGAGGGAGATCGAGAAGAGGATTGGTGAGTGCTTCACCATGCAGTACAGTACAGTCTGAGCTGATGAACCTACGAGAGGAATTTCAAATAATACAGGCTGAGAATGTCAAATTAAGAGAAGAGGCAGAAAAATCAAGAGGAGAAGCTAAAAATTCAAAGTTTGAAACTGAAGTAGTATTGCAGGAATTACTGCATGTGGGTCTAAAACTTAAAGTAGAGAAGATGGGAAAACAACAGGCAGAAAATGAGAATGAAAACATCAAGAAAGAACTGTTGGAAGCTCAAAAAGcattggaggaagagaaaaccacagcacaagaagccaaaaataaatatcaaactgCAAAGAAGGAGGCAGAAAACGTGATGCAGGAATTACAGGAGGTGCAGAAAGAttttgaagaggaaaaaaggaaaatgcagtTGGCAACACAAGAAGCTGAAAATGTCATGGCTGAAGCTGAAAGAGTAAGGAAGGAATTCCTGCACGTAAAGCAACAActtgaagaggagaaaaaacgtAAACATgaggcagaaaatgagattgaaAATATGAAGAAAGAATTGTTGGAAGCTCAAAAAGtgttggaggaagagaaaatgaaaatacaggaagcaaagaaagaaatggaaaatacaaagagttacactcaaaacatgaagaagaagctgCTGGAAACACAGGAAGCAATAGAAAAAGAGACACGTGGAAAATGGGAGGCAAAACAGGAAAGTGAAACTCTGAAGAAGGAACTGATGAAAGTGCAAGAAGAACTTGCAGAAGAGAAAATTGAGGTGAAGGTATTCGAGAAAGAAATGACAGGCTCTGCGAGGACCAAGAAAGACTGCAAAGATGCACTTAAAGAAATccaaaagcacaaaaaggaaGCTAAAGAGCTCCTcaaacagaaagtgaaactggccaaacagcagctgaaagacAAATTTAAAGACGCCGAGGAGCAGCTAAACAAAACGTTGAAAGAGctgaaggcaaaagaaaaagaaaagaaagccgaGGACACGAGGGGATTCTGGAGCAGACTGCTGAGAAAGAACTGA
- the LOC106098768 gene encoding tropomyosin-like, with amino-acid sequence MNRGRSRRGLVSASPCSTVQSELMNLREEFQIIQAENVKLREEAEKSRGEAKNSKFETEVVLQELLHVGLKLKVEKMGKQQAENENENIKKELLEAQKALEEEKTTAQEPKNKYQTAKKEAENVMQELQEVQKDFEEEKRKMQLATQEAENVMAEAERVRKEFLHVKQQLEEEKKRKHGAENEIENMKKELLEAQKVLEEEKMKIQEAKKEMENTKSYTQNMKKKLLETQEAIEKETRGKWEAKQESETLKKELMKVQEELAEEKIEVKVFEKEMTGSARTKKDCKDALKEIQKHKKEAKELLKQKVKLAKQQLKDKFKDAEEQLNKTLKELKAKEKEKKAEDTRGFWSRLLRKN; translated from the coding sequence ATGAATCGAGGGAGATCGAGAAGAGGATTGGTGAGTGCTTCACCATGCAGTACAGTACAGTCTGAGCTGATGAACCTACGAGAGGAATTTCAAATAATACAGGCTGAGAATGTCAAATTAAGAGAAGAGGCAGAAAAATCAAGAGGAGAAGCTAAAAATTCAAAGTTTGAAACTGAAGTAGTATTGCAGGAATTACTGCATGTGGGTCTAAAACTTAAAGTAGAGAAGATGGGAAAACAACAGGCAGAAAATGAGAATGAAAACATCAAGAAAGAACTGTTGGAAGCTCAAAAAGcattggaggaagagaaaaccACAGCACAAGAAcccaaaaataaatatcaaactgCAAAGAAGGAGGCAGAAAACGTGATGCAGGAATTACAGGAGGTGCAGAAAGAttttgaagaggaaaaaaggaaaatgcagtTGGCAACACAAGAAGCTGAAAATGTCATGGCTGAAGCTGAAAGAGTAAGGAAGGAATTCCTGCACGTAAAGCAACAActtgaagaggagaaaaaacgtAAACATGgggcagaaaatgagattgaaAATATGAAGAAAGAATTGTTGGAAGCTCAAAAAGtgttggaggaagagaaaatgaaaatacaggaagcaaagaaagaaatggaaaatacaaagagttacactcaaaacatgaagaagaagttGCTGGAAACACAGGAAGCAATAGAAAAAGAGACACGTGGAAAATGGGAGGCAAAACAGGAAAGTGAAACTCTGAAGAAGGAACTGATGAAAGTGCAAGAAGAACTTGCAGAAGAGAAAATTGAGGTGAAGGTATTCGAGAAAGAAATGACAGGCTCTGCGAGGACCAAGAAAGACTGCAAAGATGCACTTAAAGAAATccaaaagcacaaaaaggaaGCTAAAGAGCTCCTcaaacagaaagtgaaactggccaaacagcagctgaaagacAAATTTAAAGATGCCGAGGAGCAGCTAAACAAAACGTTGAAAGAGctgaaggcaaaagaaaaagaaaagaaagccgaGGACACGAGGGGATTCTGGAGCAGACTGCTGAGAAAGAACTGA
- the LOC100698692 gene encoding vitellogenin-1, protein MRSASTNFPLKGCLPLQTSTTLSAMRALVLALILAFVAGDLQHQDPVFEADKTYVYKYEALLLAGLLEKGSARAGLNISSKVSINAIDQNTYFIKLEEPELQEYSGIWPEDPFIPATELTSALQAELTTPIKFEYVNGAVGKVFAPETVSTTVLNIYRGILNVFQLNVKKTLNVYELQEAGTQGVCKTLYSITEDTEAERVYLRKTRDMSHCQERITKDMGLAYTEKCGKCQEDTKNLKGVSSYSYIMKPLDNGIQIKEASVHELIQFSPFSEQHGAAHMETKQSLMLLDVRRPPYAPTTPPPQAEYSHRGNLTYQFSTELLQLPILLLNINDIESQLEDTLVKQAVERVHEDAPLEFLKFVQLLRAASNETLENLWSKHSGISAHRKWIMDAIPAVGNPDALRFIKEKYLAETITVFEAVQALITSFHMVTATTEAIEVIESLTKESKIVRNPVLRQIVFLGYGTMIYKHCYERTSCPAELIQPIQDLLAQALKDGNTEDIILFVKALGNAAHPSSLKKITKMLPLHSKLGSSLPVRVHAEAMMALKNIAKKEPKTVQYLAFQLYGDKTLHSEIRMLACMVLFETKPSMSLVSAVVHIVKTDTNLQVVSFTYSHMKSLTRSTSVIYASVAAACKAALRMLGPNLDKLSSRFSKAIHVDVYSSPFMLGAAATAYYINDAATIMPKSITTRIKAFFAGAAADILEVGVRTEGLQEAFLKNPAVFDSADRVTRMKHVIKALSHWKSAPNSKSLTSIYVKFFGQEVAFVDFDKIWFDNIFNLIFANNNADTFGRDVFKALQSGPTLRFVKPLLANEVRRIMPTIAGFPMELGLYTAAVAAVPGQIKVTTTPALPEDFYLRYLLKADIHISTKVTPSVAVNTFAVFGINTAILQAVMVSRAKLYSITPAKTEVTFNINEGYLNFTALPVSVPENITAVEVETFAVVRNPASGERITPVIPANPRQILISSNTSSDAVSESRSEEFISQRQKAGMHIKSKMVKSKKKYCAQTVNAGLKACLKIATAYTGDAAVYKLAGKHSAAFSVTPIEGEAAERLELEVQLGSKAAQKIIKHITLREEEIPEETPVLMKLHKILASTQKNSTMSSSSSSSRSSRFHVRSSSSNSSSSSHSSRKTIDATAQQVQLLKRRYSSSSSSSSSSSRSSSSSSSSSSSSSSSSSSSSSSSSRSSSSSSSSSSISSSRSSKSISRSSSTREGSSSSSSSFSFSTSVSTSKSSFASSFASLFSLSSSSSHYSAHHRKHPASRHKPKEKHKEKHKKNHKDHKNPHPTSKATSSQVFKSRSSGSSLDAIQHKKRFLDSQAAIFGMIFRAVKADTKKQGYQFTAYMDKTTSRLQIILDDIVPDNNWRLCADGAVLSMHKVKAKMNWGAECNQYDTTITTETGLVGRNPAARLKVDWNRLPSDLKHHAKTMYKYISAHMPAGLIQEKDRNSDKQLSLTVAVVSDKIIDLIWKTPRSTVHKRALHLPITLPRNEIKDLTSFSDVSGKVKHLLAAAGAAECSFTDNTLTTFNNKKLKNEMPSNCYQVLAQDGTDELKFIVLLRKDRTEQKQISVKIAHIDIDLYQRRTSVTVNVNGLEIPMSNLPYRYPQADIQIKQNGEGISVYAASYGLHEVYFDKKSWKIKVVDWMKGKTCGLCGKADGETMQEYRTPTGWIATTAVSFAHSWILPAESCRDATECRMRHESVQLEKQENVQAQNSKCYSVDPVLRCMAGCFPVRTTNVTVGFHCLPAGSSPSSMYTSVDLMETTESHLACTCTAQCA, encoded by the exons ATGAGATCTGCAAG CACAAATTTCCCTTTAAAAGGCTGCCTGCCTCTGCAGACCAGCACCACCCTGTCAGCAATGAGAGCGCTCGTGCTCGCCCTGATTCTGGCCTTTGTGG CTGGTGATCTTCAACATCAAG ATCCTGTTTTTGAAGCTGATAAAACCTATGTGTACAAGTATGAGGCGCTGCTCCTGGCGGGCCTGCTCGAGAAAGGTTCAGCGAGAGCTGGACTAAATATCAGCAGCAAAGTTAGCATCAATGCTATAGACCAGAACACATACTTCATTAAG CTTGAGGAACCTGAGCTCCAGGAGTATAGTGGAATTTGGCCTGAGGATCCTTTTATCCCAGCAACTGAGCTGACTTCAGCCCTCCAAGCTGAGCTCACGACTCCCATTAAGTTTGAATATGTCAATGGTGCTGTTGGAAAAGTCTTCGCCCCTGAAACCGTCTCAACAACAGTGCTTAACATCTACAGAGGTATCCTGAATGTCTTTCAGCTCAACGTCAAAAAGACACTAAATGTCTACGAGTTGCAGGAG GCTGGAACTCAGGGTGTGTGCAAGACACTTTACTCCATCACTGAGGACACAGAGGCTGAACGTGTCTATCTGAGAAAGACCAGGGACATGAGCCACTGTCAAGAAAGAATAACTAAAGACATGGGGTTAGCATACACAGAGAAATGTGGAAAGTGCCAGGAG GACACTAAAAACCTGAAAGGAGTTTCATCATACAGTTACATCATGAAACCACTCGATAATGGCATCCAGATCAAGGAGGCATCGGTCCATGAGCTGATCCAGTTCTCACCTTTCAGTGAGCAGCATGGAGCCGCCCATATGGAGACCAA GCAATCCTTGATGCTCCTTGACGTTCGAAGACCCCCTTATGCACCCACTACACCACCACCCCAGGCTGAGTATTCACACCGTGGAAATCTCACATATCAGTTCTCCACTGAGCTTCTTCAGTTACCCATTCTGCTCCTCAATATCAACGACATAGAGTCTCAG CTCGAGGACACTCTGGTCAAACAGGCTGTAGAAAGAGTTCATGAAGATGCACCTCTGGAATTTTTGAAGTTTGTTCAACTCCTCCGTGCAGCCTCCAATGAAACTCTGGAGAACCTCTGGAGCAAACACTCAGGGATTTCTGCCCACAG AAAATGGATCATGGACGCCATCCCTGCTGTGGGAAATCCTGATGCTCTGAGATTTATCAAAGAGAAATACCTAGCAGAAACCATAACTGTGTTTGAAGCCGTTCAGGCTTTGATTACTTCATTTCACATGGTGACAGCAACCACTGAGGCCATTGAGGTCATCGAG AGCCTAACAAAGGAAAGCAAAATAGTGAGAAACCCAGTTCTGCGTCAGATTGTATTCCTTGGCTACGGTACCATGATTTACAAACACTGCTATGAGAGGACTTCCTGTCCTGCTGAGCTCATACAG CCCATTCAAGACCTTCTTGCGCAGGCACTgaaagatggaaacacagaggaCATCATCCTGTTTGTGAAGGCTTTGGGAAATGCTGCGCATCCTTCTAGCCTCaagaaaatcacaaagatgcTGCCCCTACATAGTAAATTAGGTTCATCACTGCCAGTGAGAGTTCATGCTGAAGCCATGATGGCCTTGAAGAACATCGCCAAAAAGGAGCCTAAAACG GTCCAGTATTTAGCCTTTCAGCTCTACGGGGACAAGACTCTTCATTCAGAGATCCGCATGCTTGCGTGCATGGTGCTCTTTGAGACAAAACCTTCAATGAGTTTGGTGTCAGCTGTTGTTCATATTGTGAAGACAGATACAAATTTGCAAGTAGTAAGCTTCACCTATTCCCACATGAAGTCCCTGACTAGGAGCACCAGCGTTATTTATGCCTCAGT TGCTGCAGCATGCAAAGCTGCCCTGAGAATGTTGGGCCCAAACCTGGACAAACTGAGCTCACGTTTCAGCAAAGCCATCCATGTCGACGTCTATAGCA GTCCCTTTATGCTTGGTGCTGCTGCGACTGCTTACTACATCAATGATGCTGCCACCATCATGCCCAAATCTATTACGACTAGGATCAAGGCTTTCTTtgctggagctgctgctgaCATTCTGGAG gtTGGAGTAAGAACTGAGGGACTACAGGAGGCTTTTCTGAAAAACCCAGCAGTTTTTGATAGTGCTGACAGGGTCACCAGGATGAAACATGTCATTAAGGCT CTCTCTCACTGGAAGTCTGCACCCAACAGCAAATCCCTGACTTCCATCTATGTCAAGTTCTTTGGACAAGAAGTTGCCTTTGTTGACTTTGACAAAATCTGGTTTGACAACATCTTTAAT CTCATCTTTGCCAATAACAATGCTGACACGTTTGGTAGAGATGTTTTCAAGGCTCTGCAGTCTGGTCCTACTTTGCGCTTTGTTAAGCCTCTGCTGGCTAATGAGGTGAGACGTATCATGCCTACTATAGCTGGTTTTCCCATGGAGCTCGGTCTGTACACTGCTGCTGTGGCTGCTGTTCCTGGTCAAA TCAAAGTCACCACGACTCCAGCTCTGCCAGAAGACTTTTATCTCAGATACCTTCTCAAGGCAGATATACACATTAGTACCAAGGTCACACCAAG TGTCGCTGTGAACACATTTGCTGTGTTTGGGATAAACACTGCCATACTCCAGGCTGTCATGGTATCCAGAGCCAAACTCTACTCCATCACACCAGCCAAAACTGAAGTCACATTTAACATCAATGAGGGCTACTTGAATTTCACAGCTCTTCCTGTTTCAGTGCCTGAAAACATTACAGCTGTGGA GGTTGAGACTTTTGCTGTGGTAAGAAATCCTGCTTCGGGAGAAAGAATCACTCCTGTGATCCCTGCCAACCCAAGACAGATTCTTATATCCAGTAATACTTCTTCTGATGCTGTTAGTGAG TCAAGATCCGAAGAGTTCATTTCTCAGCGTCAGAAAGCTGGCATGCACATCAAATCTAAAATGGTGAAGAGTAAGAAGAAGTACTGCGCTCAGACTGTTAACGCTGGACTCAAGGCCTGTCTCAAGATTGCCACTGCTTACACGGGGGATGCTGCAGTGTATAAACTGGCTGGAAAGCACTCCGCTGCTTTTTCTGTCACACCAA TTGAAGGTGAAGCTGCTGAGAGACTGGAATTAGAGGTTCAACTTGGAAGTAAGGCTGCACAgaagatcatcaaacacatcaCGCTTAGAGAAGAAGAAATCCCAGAGGAAACACCAGTCTTAATGAAGCTCCACAAAATCCTGGCCTCTACCCAGAAGAATAGCACCAtgtcctcctcatcctccagtTCCAGGAGCTCTCGCTTTCATGTCAGATCCTCTTCTTCCAATTCCAGCTCTTCATCCCATTCTAGCAGGAAGACCATTGATGCAACTGCTCAACAAGTCCAGTTGCTGAAAAGAcgttacagcagcagcagcagcagtagtagtagcagtagtagaagtagtagcagtagcagcagcagtagtagtagtagcagcagtagcagcagcagcagtagtagcagcagtagtagaagtagtagtagcagcagtagtagcagcagtaTCAGTAGTAGTAGAAGCAGCAAAAGCATTAgtagaagcagcagcacaagagaaggaagcagcagcagcagcagcagcttcagcttcTCCACCTCTGTCAGTACTTCCAAGTCCAGCTTTGCATCGAGCTTTGCATCACTCTTCAGTCTTAGTTCAAGCTCTTCTCACTACAGTGCGCACCACAGAAAG CATCCTGCGAGTCGCCACAAACCCaaggagaaacacaaggagaaacACAAGAAGAACCACAAGGACCACAAGAATCCA CATCCCACCTCTAAAGCCACATCGTCACAGGTTTTCAAAAGCAGAAGCAGTGGCTCAAGCTTGGACGCTATCCAACATAAG AAGCGGTTCCTTGACAGTCAAGCTGCTATCTTTGGCATGATCTTCCGTGCTGTTAAAGCTGACACGAAGAAGCAGGGATACCAGTTCACTGCTTACATGGACAAAACCACCAGCAGACTTCAAATCATTCTAGATGACATTGTTCCTGATAACAACTGGAGGCTCTGTGCTGATGGAGCCGTGTTGAGCATGCACAAAGTCAAA GCTAAAATGAACTGGGGAGCAGAATGCAACCAATATGACACCACGATTACAACAGAAACTGGTCTTGTCGGTCGAAACCCTGCAGCTCGGCTGAAGGTGGACTGGAATCGGCTACCGTCTGATCTCAAGCACCATGCAAAGAC GATGTATAAGTACATTTCTGCTCACATGCCTGCCGGCTTGATTCAGGAAAAGGACAGAAACAGCGACAAGCAGCTCTCGTTGACTGTGGCTGTAGTATCTGACAAGATCATCGACCTGATTTGGAAAACACCGAGA AGCACTGTTCATAAGCGGGCTTTGCATCTTCCCATCACTCTGCCACGTAACGAGATCAAAGATCTTACTTCCTTCAGTGACGTCTCTGGAAAAGTCAAGCACTTGTTAGCTGCGGCTGGCGCAG cTGAATGTAGCTTCACCGACAATACGCTGACCACATTCAACAACAAGAAATTAAAGAACGAGATGCCCTCAAACTGCTATCAGGTTCTGGCACAGGATGGCACAGACGAGCTGAAATTCATCGTTCTACTGAGGAAGGATCGCACTGAACAGAAGCAGATCAGTGTGAAAATTGCTCATAT AGACATTGACCTCTATCAGAGGAGAACCAGTGTGACTGTGAATGTGAATGGGCTGGAAATACCCATGAGCAACCTGCCATATCGTTATCCCCAAG CTGACATCCAGATCAAACAAAATGGCGAAGGCATCTCTGTGTATGCAGCTAGCTATGGTCTTCATGAAGTCTACTTTGACAAGAAGTCATGGAAG ATTAAAGTTGTGGACTGGATGAAGGGGAAGACTTGTGGGCTCTGTGGAAAGGCTGACGGGGAGACCATGCAGGAGTATCGCACACCCACTGGATGGATAGCCACGACAGCAGTGAGCTTTGCTCATTCTTGGATTCtgccagctgagagctgcagAGACGCCACTG AGTGCCGTATGAGGCATGAATCTGTGCAgctggagaaacaggaaaacgtGCAAGCTCAGAACTCCAAGTGCTACTCTGTCGACCCTGTGCTGCGCTGCATGGCTGGGTGCTTCCCTGTGCGCACCACCAACGTCACTGTTGGCTTCCACTGCCTTCCAGCTG GTTCCAGCCCCTCCAGCATGTATACGAGCGTGGACCTGATGGAAACTACGGAGAGTCACCTCGCCTGCACCTGCACTGCTCAGTGTGCTTAA